A stretch of Bacillus sp. (in: firmicutes) DNA encodes these proteins:
- a CDS encoding SIR2 family protein produces the protein MDINLVNLNKDYLQGKIVPFIGAGLSAPFEVPTWRGLIENIADKYAVQDKEFVKNVVDHKLKVNDYWAAIDYMKDLLTLTDQDIQTEIVKIINEKKIRLEDITKHNYHDIAQMSFNLYLTTNYENLLFEYVRCENLPLQMREINFNTQDLFDSRRIMHLHGYTSNPGSIVISRSSYQDLYENNKYKNLLKLVTGTKKLLFMGFSFDDQFIRQLIKDHKEDFQGNHYIILNAPSEEKVRELKEEYGLVTIKYNPANSSHSEEIRKILAIMSEQSTEEEPEGSKNGSGSTQPIILGAQITDMDQNVESNLFYKKLQIENIKPGLLKLSSIFYVAAERYIRQLKNSGMSVEVINAVLRKVFIKYNEKYSDTYEKHGDSQQFVEVVHKTLENIDFGRLAKLFSENQISDEDENRGLIHILADDEKIDIWWGENRLK, from the coding sequence GTGGATATAAATCTAGTAAATCTTAACAAAGATTATTTACAAGGGAAAATAGTTCCATTCATAGGAGCTGGATTATCTGCCCCATTTGAAGTGCCTACTTGGAGAGGGTTAATTGAAAATATTGCTGATAAATATGCTGTACAAGATAAAGAGTTTGTAAAAAACGTTGTTGACCATAAATTAAAAGTAAATGATTATTGGGCAGCTATAGATTATATGAAAGATTTGTTAACATTAACAGACCAAGATATACAAACTGAAATAGTTAAAATAATAAATGAAAAAAAGATAAGATTGGAAGATATTACAAAGCATAACTACCATGATATCGCACAAATGAGTTTTAACTTATATCTTACAACAAATTATGAAAATCTTTTGTTTGAATATGTAAGGTGTGAGAATCTCCCTCTACAAATGAGGGAGATCAACTTTAATACACAAGATTTATTTGATTCAAGGAGAATTATGCATCTTCATGGATATACCTCTAATCCAGGTTCTATCGTAATTAGTAGAAGTAGTTATCAAGACCTTTATGAGAATAATAAGTATAAGAATTTGTTAAAACTTGTTACTGGAACTAAAAAACTCTTATTTATGGGATTCTCATTTGATGACCAATTTATACGCCAATTGATTAAGGACCACAAGGAGGACTTTCAGGGAAATCATTATATTATTTTAAATGCTCCTTCAGAAGAAAAGGTTAGAGAGTTAAAGGAAGAGTATGGGTTAGTTACCATAAAATACAATCCAGCAAACTCATCACACTCAGAGGAAATTAGAAAAATATTAGCGATAATGTCAGAACAGAGTACTGAGGAGGAACCAGAGGGTTCTAAAAATGGTTCAGGTAGTACCCAGCCTATAATATTAGGAGCACAAATTACTGATATGGATCAAAATGTTGAAAGTAACCTTTTTTATAAAAAGTTACAAATTGAAAATATTAAACCCGGTTTGCTTAAATTAAGCTCAATTTTTTATGTTGCAGCTGAACGCTATATTCGACAACTAAAAAATAGTGGGATGTCAGTTGAAGTTATTAATGCTGTTTTGAGAAAAGTTTTTATTAAGTATAATGAAAAGTATTCAGATACCTATGAAAAACATGGTGATAGTCAACAATTTGTAGAAGTAGTACATAAGACCTTGGAAAATATAGATTTCGGTAGATTAGCTAAATTATTTAGCGAAAATCAAATATCAGATGAGGATGAAAATAGAGGACTAATTCATATATTAGCAGATGATGAGAAGATTGATATATGGTGGGGGGAGAACCGTTTAAAATGA